From the genome of Rosettibacter firmus, one region includes:
- a CDS encoding C-GCAxxG-C-C family protein, whose amino-acid sequence MSKEITRKEFLTNTSKYAVGALAGVVGLNALAGGKILASPKDYTWPWPYQTLDPEDVRIRAHHLYWNDKDCASGVFGAFVEALREKIGEPWTTMPVEVMLFGRGGGNGWGTLCGALNGAAAIISLVTSKADSGKLINEIWGWGSSEAIPTNAANQAAVDGKYIDKKYNDVLPQSVSGSPLCHASVSQWCNIAKKKVSDIERKERCARLAGDVAAKTAEILNAFFAQTFTSTYVTHSYVTQCQGCHGTAAFNNVMTQMNCEPCHGDPHNVSGLIQTETNIPDDYKLLQNYPNPFNPSTKIQFAIPKAEKVSLIVYDIMGKEVKRLVDYDLLNPGTYAVEWNGTDNFGNKVSSGIYFARMTAGQFQLTRKMNLIK is encoded by the coding sequence ATGTCAAAAGAAATTACAAGAAAAGAATTTCTAACAAACACATCAAAATATGCAGTTGGTGCATTAGCAGGTGTTGTGGGCTTAAATGCTTTAGCTGGCGGAAAAATTTTAGCAAGTCCAAAAGATTATACCTGGCCATGGCCTTATCAAACTTTAGATCCAGAAGATGTAAGAATAAGAGCACATCATTTATACTGGAACGATAAGGACTGTGCCTCTGGAGTATTTGGGGCTTTTGTAGAAGCATTGAGAGAAAAGATTGGCGAACCGTGGACAACAATGCCAGTTGAAGTTATGTTGTTTGGACGTGGCGGTGGAAATGGCTGGGGAACATTATGTGGTGCATTAAATGGTGCCGCCGCTATCATAAGTCTTGTTACTTCTAAAGCCGATTCAGGTAAATTAATTAACGAAATCTGGGGATGGGGATCTTCAGAAGCTATCCCAACAAATGCAGCCAATCAAGCTGCAGTAGATGGAAAATATATTGATAAAAAGTATAATGATGTTTTACCTCAAAGTGTTAGTGGAAGTCCACTTTGTCATGCTTCTGTTAGTCAATGGTGTAATATTGCAAAGAAAAAAGTTAGCGACATAGAAAGAAAAGAAAGATGTGCTCGTCTGGCAGGAGATGTTGCAGCAAAAACTGCTGAAATATTAAATGCATTCTTTGCTCAAACTTTCACATCAACTTATGTTACACATTCATATGTTACTCAGTGCCAGGGATGCCATGGAACAGCAGCATTTAATAATGTTATGACTCAAATGAATTGTGAACCATGCCATGGAGATCCTCACAATGTTTCCGGATTAATACAAACAGAAACAAATATACCAGACGATTACAAATTATTACAGAATTATCCTAATCCATTTAACCCTTCAACTAAAATTCAATTTGCTATTCCTAAAGCAGAAAAAGTTTCTCTAATTGTTTATGATATAATGGGAAAAGAAGTAAAAAGATTGGTTGATTATGATTTATTAAATCCCGGTACTTATGCTGTTGAATGGAATGGTACAGATAATTTTGGTAATAAAGTTTCAAGTGGAATTTATTTTGCAAGAATGACAGCTGGACAATTTCAATTAACAAGAAAAATGAATTTGATAAAATAA